A region from the Phycisphaerales bacterium genome encodes:
- a CDS encoding gamma-glutamyl-gamma-aminobutyrate hydrolase family protein (Members of this family of hydrolases with an active site Cys residue belong to MEROPS family C26.), translating into MPHSTRPLVGITADLGPHPRTARPQARVALAYAQAIERAGATPIILPPIPSLAERFAETCDAFVLTGGDDPRTEPFGKPTHPRTTPIEHDRQEFEIRLLRALDDHPETPLLGVCLGMQLMGLLAGGELDQHLPDTLPTHADHLSHDHEIIPEHTPSLASELPELMGTVHSHHRQALRSPGTLVVIARAHDGVIEAVIDPKKRFSLGVQWHPERTTDPTLGDGLFLALVRAIL; encoded by the coding sequence GTGCCGCACTCGACTCGACCCCTCGTCGGCATCACGGCAGACCTCGGCCCACACCCGCGCACCGCACGCCCCCAAGCGCGCGTCGCCCTCGCCTACGCCCAGGCCATCGAACGCGCCGGCGCCACGCCCATCATCCTCCCGCCGATTCCAAGCCTCGCCGAACGATTCGCCGAAACCTGCGACGCGTTTGTCCTGACGGGAGGCGACGACCCACGCACCGAACCCTTCGGCAAGCCCACGCACCCCAGGACCACGCCGATTGAGCACGATCGCCAGGAGTTTGAGATCAGGCTTCTTCGCGCGCTCGACGATCACCCCGAGACCCCCCTCCTCGGTGTGTGCCTCGGCATGCAACTGATGGGGCTTCTCGCCGGGGGCGAACTCGACCAGCACCTTCCCGACACGCTCCCCACCCACGCCGACCACCTGAGCCACGATCACGAGATCATCCCGGAGCACACGCCCTCGCTCGCGTCGGAACTTCCCGAACTCATGGGCACGGTGCACAGCCACCACCGCCAGGCGCTCCGCTCACCGGGCACACTCGTCGTCATCGCCCGCGCCCATGACGGCGTCATTGAGGCCGTGATCGACCCGAAAAAACGCTTCTCCCTCGGCGTCCAATGGCACCCCGAGCGCACGACCGACCCGACGCTCGGCGACGGCCTCTTTCTCGCCCTCGTTCGCGCGATCCTATAG
- the gcvH gene encoding glycine cleavage system protein GcvH translates to MSSPSDRTYSESHEWHKVEGSTLTLGLTKFAVDQLTDVTYVEMKKPGTKFKAGDHVGEVESVKTTSDVYCSCDGEIAEVNQAVVSDPSLLNTDPYGKGWLVKVKIASPDALSKLMNAAAYDKAHGAH, encoded by the coding sequence ATGTCCTCACCCAGCGATCGCACGTACTCCGAATCCCACGAGTGGCACAAGGTCGAGGGCTCGACCCTCACGCTCGGCCTCACCAAGTTCGCCGTCGACCAACTCACCGACGTCACCTACGTCGAGATGAAGAAACCCGGCACGAAGTTCAAGGCCGGCGACCATGTCGGCGAGGTCGAGAGCGTCAAGACCACCAGCGACGTCTATTGCTCCTGCGACGGCGAGATCGCCGAGGTCAACCAGGCCGTCGTCAGCGATCCCAGCCTCCTCAACACCGACCCCTATGGCAAGGGGTGGCTCGTGAAGGTGAAGATCGCCTCGCCGGACGCCCTCTCGAAACTCATGAATGCCGCCGCCTACGACAAGGCGCACGGGGCCCACTGA
- a CDS encoding nucleoside monophosphate kinase, translated as MAQRYQTILLFGAPGAGKGTQGKILGVVPGFYHLSCGEIFRTLDVHSELGKTFYEYSSRGELVPDDVTVKMWVQNVHAQTVLSLYKPHQDLLVLDGIPRNVAQAKLMEKHINVLLVLHLVCPDKEEMIMRLRRRALKENRHDDAREDVIRKRWSVYERETYPVLEHYPKSIIRDVDAMGSPAAVLAKVLEQVVPIQDSHFNNPLVGDAKR; from the coding sequence ATGGCTCAGCGATACCAGACCATTCTCCTTTTCGGCGCCCCTGGCGCGGGCAAGGGCACGCAGGGCAAGATCCTGGGCGTTGTCCCGGGGTTCTATCACCTGTCGTGCGGCGAGATCTTCCGGACGCTGGACGTGCACTCGGAACTGGGCAAGACGTTCTATGAGTACTCGTCGCGCGGCGAGTTGGTCCCTGACGACGTGACGGTGAAGATGTGGGTGCAGAACGTGCACGCGCAGACGGTCTTGTCGTTGTACAAGCCTCACCAGGATCTGCTCGTGCTCGACGGCATCCCCCGGAACGTGGCGCAGGCGAAACTGATGGAGAAGCACATCAATGTGCTGCTGGTGCTGCATCTGGTGTGCCCGGACAAGGAGGAGATGATCATGCGTCTCCGCCGGCGGGCGCTCAAGGAGAACCGGCACGACGACGCGCGGGAGGACGTGATTCGCAAGCGGTGGTCGGTGTACGAGCGGGAGACGTATCCGGTGCTGGAGCATTATCCCAAGTCGATCATCCGCGACGTGGACGCGATGGGGTCGCCGGCGGCGGTGCTGGCGAAGGTCTTGGAGCAGGTGGTCCCGATCCAGGACTCGCATTTCAACAATCCGCTGGTCGGCGACGCGAAGCGATAA
- a CDS encoding O-antigen ligase family protein produces the protein MNEREMGVTDGGGASRAVATVSCMVVCVMVLAKMVATREVMPYWSEDPLLVPAFSAGVTPAISLTMDVVSLVASSVLLFSMRRANVAGLVCLVCCAILGLAPAGVHAFSPRFNLENLVMFSNWSAAFFGAIALHAASRDSRLHRLASAVLLAVVGMLIAKGAMQFFVDHPQTMAEFERNRERILDSHGWSKDSVNARLFERRLLQREATGWFGLSNVYASVLAAACGAWLGAFVCAERERRENAARPIMATMLGMGACAFGLALSMSKGGMVAACVGAVFAVLPRVLDRLTARPSALGWLVRDEVRRAGVLGTVYVLVPLVVIAMVVVRGVIGTRVGELSVLFRWFYIKASCRMLVDHPWRGVGSDAFQAMYQIVKDPRSPESVTSPHSMFFEYVATLGIAGCALVAVVLVLAGRAGAALGSKKSGDDGPTDPSDRRTEVYTIVLVLLAVSGFSHTIAAVIGDPAGASQNVIATVAGLVLAIAMSLVVLRWSVPARVVAMAAGCAALLAHGQIELTPTNLSSGAWVMAMLGVAGAGRALCGRGVGGEARHAAVNSRRRWSMLVPGVAALVPVVVVGTRLESVWRWEGALASAAKRLDLLPVVDSLGQAASEATSAQERQRAQQDLRAVLEPEGLRPDDREHFIESYAAWRQGKMKLAAEDLGRATRIMTTHAETWHALSGLLVHSASDAVAMGDERTAIEKFLFAGDAARRAVDVRGRAGDWVWLSTVNRSEAELKIGDSRTSLALALEALDHARVLDPYALSPVVQAIEVAGKMGDAARQRDLAREALRLDGLMGLDREAGLTKEQRGMFERLSREGDAGLSRDDHAP, from the coding sequence ATGAACGAACGCGAGATGGGCGTAACCGATGGAGGCGGGGCGTCGCGGGCCGTCGCGACGGTGTCGTGCATGGTGGTGTGCGTGATGGTGCTGGCGAAGATGGTGGCGACGCGGGAGGTGATGCCGTATTGGTCGGAGGATCCGTTGTTGGTGCCGGCGTTCTCGGCGGGGGTGACGCCGGCGATCTCGCTGACGATGGATGTGGTGTCGCTGGTGGCGTCGTCGGTGTTGCTGTTCTCGATGCGGCGGGCGAATGTCGCGGGGCTGGTGTGCCTGGTGTGCTGTGCGATCTTGGGTCTTGCGCCGGCGGGCGTGCACGCGTTCTCGCCACGGTTCAATCTTGAGAATCTTGTGATGTTCTCGAACTGGTCGGCGGCGTTCTTCGGGGCGATCGCGCTGCATGCGGCGTCACGGGACTCGCGGCTGCATCGGCTCGCGTCGGCGGTGCTCCTCGCGGTGGTGGGGATGCTCATCGCGAAGGGGGCGATGCAGTTCTTTGTCGACCATCCGCAGACGATGGCGGAGTTTGAGCGGAATCGCGAGCGGATCCTGGATTCGCACGGATGGTCGAAGGACTCGGTGAATGCGAGGCTGTTCGAGCGGCGGCTCTTGCAGCGAGAGGCGACGGGGTGGTTCGGATTGTCGAACGTTTACGCGAGCGTGCTGGCTGCGGCGTGCGGGGCGTGGCTGGGGGCGTTTGTTTGCGCGGAGCGGGAACGGCGGGAGAACGCAGCGAGGCCGATCATGGCGACGATGCTCGGCATGGGGGCGTGCGCGTTTGGGTTGGCGCTCTCGATGTCGAAGGGTGGGATGGTCGCGGCGTGCGTGGGGGCGGTCTTTGCGGTGCTGCCACGCGTGCTCGATCGATTGACGGCGAGGCCATCGGCGTTGGGGTGGCTCGTGCGTGATGAGGTACGGCGGGCGGGGGTGCTCGGCACGGTGTATGTGCTGGTGCCTCTTGTGGTGATCGCGATGGTGGTGGTGCGTGGGGTGATCGGGACACGGGTCGGCGAGTTGAGCGTGCTGTTCCGGTGGTTCTATATCAAGGCGTCGTGCCGGATGCTGGTGGATCATCCGTGGCGTGGCGTGGGGTCGGACGCGTTCCAGGCGATGTATCAGATCGTGAAAGATCCGCGGAGTCCCGAGTCGGTGACTTCGCCTCACTCGATGTTCTTTGAGTATGTGGCGACGCTGGGGATCGCGGGATGTGCGTTGGTCGCGGTGGTGCTTGTACTCGCCGGGCGGGCGGGTGCGGCGCTCGGTTCGAAGAAGAGTGGGGATGATGGGCCGACGGACCCTTCGGATCGGCGGACGGAGGTGTACACGATCGTGCTGGTGCTGCTCGCGGTGAGCGGATTCTCGCACACGATCGCGGCGGTGATCGGGGATCCCGCGGGGGCGAGCCAGAACGTGATCGCGACGGTGGCCGGGCTGGTGCTGGCGATCGCGATGTCGCTGGTGGTGCTGCGCTGGAGTGTGCCGGCACGGGTGGTGGCGATGGCGGCGGGGTGTGCGGCCTTGCTGGCGCACGGGCAGATCGAGTTGACGCCGACGAATCTATCGTCGGGGGCGTGGGTGATGGCGATGCTGGGTGTGGCGGGGGCGGGACGGGCGCTTTGCGGACGTGGTGTCGGAGGAGAGGCTAGACACGCGGCCGTCAACTCGCGTCGGCGATGGTCGATGCTGGTGCCGGGCGTGGCGGCGCTGGTGCCGGTCGTGGTGGTGGGGACACGGCTCGAGAGTGTGTGGCGGTGGGAGGGGGCGCTGGCGTCAGCAGCAAAGCGGTTGGACTTGCTCCCGGTGGTGGACTCGTTGGGTCAGGCCGCGTCGGAGGCGACGAGTGCCCAGGAGCGGCAGCGGGCACAGCAGGATCTCCGCGCGGTGCTGGAGCCGGAGGGGCTTCGGCCTGACGATCGCGAGCATTTCATCGAGTCGTACGCGGCATGGCGGCAGGGGAAGATGAAGTTGGCGGCGGAGGACTTGGGCCGAGCGACGCGGATCATGACGACGCACGCGGAGACGTGGCACGCGTTGAGCGGGCTGCTGGTGCACTCGGCGTCGGATGCTGTGGCGATGGGGGACGAGCGGACGGCGATCGAGAAGTTCCTGTTTGCCGGCGACGCGGCGCGGCGCGCGGTGGATGTCCGTGGCCGGGCCGGGGACTGGGTGTGGCTCTCGACGGTGAACCGGTCGGAGGCTGAGTTGAAGATCGGAGATTCGAGGACGAGTCTCGCTTTGGCCCTGGAGGCGCTCGATCATGCCCGGGTGCTCGATCCATACGCGTTGTCGCCGGTGGTTCAGGCGATCGAGGTAGCCGGGAAGATGGGGGATGCCGCTCGACAGCGAGACCTGGCGCGCGAGGCGTTGCGGCTGGATGGACTGATGGGGCTCGATCGGGAGGCCGGGCTGACGAAGGAACAGCGGGGGATGTTCGAAAGATTGTCCAGGGAAGGGGATGCGGGGCTCTCTCGGGATGATCATGCCCCTTGA
- the fusA gene encoding elongation factor G, producing the protein MSNPLPSDLPHIRNFGICAHIDAGKTTVSERILYYTGKNYKIGEVHEGTATMDFLEEEQQRGITIQSAATTCPWQRHGEDYKLNLIDTPGHVDFTIEVERSLRVLDGAVAVFDGKEGVEAQSETVWRQADRYKVPRMCFVNKMDKIGASFEFSFKTIKTRLGANGIAIQFPIGSGHDFKGLVDLMTMRAYFFEGEKGEIVTEKDIPADLKDTIDQWRHDMIEKIAELDDDLMMKYLDGKELSTEDLKAGLRKGTVSRKCYPVLCGAALRNIGVQRLLDAVVDYLPAPDECPPVEGTDPRDEEKKLTRPHDPKAPFSALVFKVVSDTHGDLTYMRVYSGTLTKGTRLLNPGNGKRENASRIFEMHAQNRIPLEEVTAGNIVAVVGIKDSYTGDTLCDSDEPIMLERMHFPEPVISMSIEPKTQDDKRKLSEALAVIRREDPSFRSNYNEETGETIISGMGELHLEIIANKLRRDMKVGVEVGKPKVSYREAITKKVTDVRGLFKKQTGGRGQFGDCMISLEPYTAAQAAEEELNFKDSIAFDNAIVGGVIPKEFIPSVEYGARQRAITGVKFGYPLINIKITLTYGSYHAVDSNQNAFEMAGRIALDEAVDRAGPVLLEPIMKVVVTVPNEYLGNVTGDISSRRGMIIDTDDRGVVKLVTCEVPLSEMFGYTTALRGMSQGRASSTMEFLEYRQMPASLQKAITEGEGGKGKK; encoded by the coding sequence ATGTCCAATCCGTTGCCCTCTGATCTGCCCCACATCCGCAACTTCGGGATCTGCGCCCACATCGACGCCGGGAAGACGACGGTGTCGGAGCGCATTCTGTACTACACCGGGAAGAACTACAAGATCGGCGAGGTCCACGAGGGGACCGCGACGATGGACTTCCTCGAGGAAGAGCAGCAGCGCGGGATCACGATCCAGTCGGCGGCGACGACGTGCCCCTGGCAGCGTCACGGCGAGGACTACAAACTGAACCTCATCGACACGCCCGGGCACGTGGACTTCACGATCGAGGTCGAGCGGTCGCTGCGCGTGCTCGACGGCGCGGTGGCGGTCTTCGACGGCAAGGAAGGCGTCGAGGCGCAGTCCGAGACGGTGTGGCGTCAGGCGGACCGGTACAAGGTGCCGCGGATGTGCTTCGTCAACAAGATGGACAAGATCGGCGCGTCGTTCGAGTTCTCGTTCAAGACGATCAAGACGCGTCTGGGCGCGAACGGGATCGCGATCCAGTTCCCCATCGGGAGCGGGCACGACTTCAAGGGTCTGGTCGATCTCATGACGATGCGGGCGTACTTCTTTGAGGGTGAGAAGGGCGAGATCGTCACGGAGAAGGACATTCCGGCGGATCTCAAGGACACGATCGATCAGTGGCGTCACGACATGATCGAGAAGATCGCGGAACTCGACGACGATCTGATGATGAAGTATCTCGACGGCAAGGAACTCTCGACCGAGGACCTCAAGGCGGGGCTGCGCAAGGGGACGGTGTCGCGGAAGTGCTACCCGGTCCTGTGCGGGGCGGCTCTCCGGAACATCGGTGTGCAGCGATTGTTGGATGCCGTGGTGGATTATCTCCCCGCGCCCGATGAGTGCCCGCCGGTCGAGGGGACCGACCCCAGGGACGAAGAGAAGAAACTCACGCGTCCGCACGACCCCAAGGCGCCCTTCTCGGCGCTGGTCTTCAAGGTCGTCTCGGACACGCACGGCGACCTCACGTACATGCGGGTCTACTCGGGCACGCTGACCAAGGGCACGCGCCTTCTGAACCCCGGGAATGGGAAGCGCGAGAACGCGTCGCGCATCTTCGAGATGCACGCGCAGAACCGCATCCCGCTCGAGGAAGTCACGGCGGGGAACATCGTCGCGGTGGTCGGGATCAAGGACTCGTACACGGGCGACACCCTGTGCGACTCGGACGAGCCGATCATGCTCGAGCGGATGCACTTCCCAGAGCCCGTGATCTCGATGTCGATCGAGCCCAAGACGCAGGACGACAAGCGGAAACTGTCGGAGGCGCTGGCGGTCATCCGGCGCGAGGATCCGTCGTTCCGCTCGAACTACAACGAGGAGACGGGCGAGACGATCATTTCGGGGATGGGCGAACTCCACCTCGAGATCATCGCGAATAAGTTGCGTCGCGACATGAAGGTCGGCGTCGAGGTCGGCAAGCCCAAGGTCAGTTATCGCGAGGCGATCACGAAGAAGGTCACCGACGTCCGCGGGCTCTTCAAGAAGCAGACGGGCGGTCGCGGGCAGTTCGGCGACTGCATGATCTCGCTCGAGCCGTACACCGCGGCCCAGGCGGCGGAGGAGGAACTGAACTTCAAGGACTCCATCGCCTTCGACAACGCGATCGTGGGCGGCGTGATCCCCAAGGAGTTCATCCCGTCGGTGGAGTACGGGGCGCGTCAGCGCGCGATCACGGGCGTGAAGTTCGGGTATCCGCTGATCAATATCAAGATCACGCTGACCTATGGCTCGTACCACGCGGTCGACTCGAACCAGAACGCCTTCGAGATGGCGGGGCGCATCGCGCTCGATGAGGCCGTCGATCGCGCCGGGCCCGTGCTGCTCGAGCCGATCATGAAGGTCGTGGTGACGGTGCCGAATGAGTACCTCGGGAACGTGACGGGCGACATCTCGTCGCGTCGCGGGATGATCATCGACACCGACGACCGCGGCGTGGTAAAACTCGTGACGTGCGAGGTGCCTCTGTCGGAGATGTTCGGCTACACGACGGCCCTCCGCGGGATGTCGCAGGGCCGGGCGAGTTCGACGATGGAGTTCCTGGAGTACCGCCAGATGCCGGCGAGCCTGCAGAAGGCGATCACCGAGGGCGAGGGCGGGAAGGGTAAGAAGTAA
- a CDS encoding ABC transporter ATP-binding protein, whose translation MLRCVNVHKAYRRGGNEVPVLRGVSLEIPDAGFYAVMGASGSGKSTLLHLIGALDTPDAGEIHANGRAVHLLRENEAVQYRRREIGIIFQQFNLIATLTARENVELPGMLAGDDPSWLRSRSAALLERLGLSPRSEHRPDALSGGEQQRVAIARSLLYSPKLILADEPTGNLDSASAQRLWDLLGELAQEQGMLVLMVTHEPAAAARCRRVFFLRDGQLAGDLETEGLDAVGVAARYQQSVGAA comes from the coding sequence GTGCTGCGATGCGTGAACGTGCACAAGGCCTACCGCAGGGGCGGGAACGAGGTACCCGTCCTCCGGGGCGTCTCCCTCGAGATCCCCGATGCCGGCTTCTACGCCGTCATGGGCGCGTCGGGCAGCGGCAAGTCGACCCTGCTCCACCTGATCGGCGCCCTCGACACGCCCGACGCCGGCGAGATCCACGCCAATGGTCGTGCCGTCCACCTGCTTCGTGAGAACGAGGCGGTGCAGTATCGCCGTCGCGAGATCGGCATCATCTTCCAGCAGTTCAATCTGATTGCCACGCTCACCGCGCGAGAGAACGTCGAACTCCCCGGAATGCTTGCCGGCGACGATCCCTCGTGGCTGCGCTCGCGATCCGCCGCTCTGCTCGAACGCCTCGGCCTGTCGCCCCGATCCGAGCACCGTCCCGACGCCCTTTCGGGAGGCGAGCAGCAGCGTGTCGCCATCGCGCGGTCCCTGCTCTATTCCCCCAAACTCATCCTCGCCGACGAGCCGACGGGCAATCTCGATTCCGCCAGCGCCCAGCGACTGTGGGATCTCCTCGGCGAACTCGCCCAAGAGCAGGGCATGCTCGTCCTCATGGTCACCCACGAGCCCGCCGCCGCCGCACGCTGCCGGCGGGTGTTCTTCCTCCGCGACGGGCAACTCGCGGGGGACCTCGAAACGGAGGGACTCGATGCGGTCGGAGTGGCGGCTCGCTACCAGCAGTCTGTCGGCGCTGCGTAG
- a CDS encoding FtsX-like permease family protein, with amino-acid sequence MRSEWRLATSSLSALRSRSILLALTVALSAALIAAVSCAMHSIQSAARTQAGNLVGSADAWIKPLGTGAQLDDSLSTLASTWPEVDSARGRSEAALSLSAQLTFLEPTDDAATTFRRSTGKVSATAVGIAIADISESDLTLLAGTLPKAKGEIVIDEQLARGLTHRWMKAGRASNLHGAHAANKSLLLDSPPQIPETSLDPAAAEALNARVGVRLGDTIQIAQQALPDINISAVLADPARARALAKEAGIEFSPTNILSIFAKPLDVKVVGIGKSPPFGGRWRCYTTLESLAWITRQKSPGFAQIDLRLREGVNAETFVEAHASELPTGVIMQPSARVTSGLDQNIQASRLGFILGTVMAFLCAAFIITTGMSTGILERIRELAMLRCVGATRAQLARSQLLSGAILGIVGAIVGIPLGLAIAWVLIELIKTRIEVHFEILPLGLVAAGLGAVLSGVLGAAYPAWRAARVSPLEALSIRAAAPSRRGWIALLLFGVACLIVHIAIVTLTTNGQVRFWTYVTLGIPVHFFGYFALSVPIGMGVVCLLASPISRLLRLPRTVVARELLARRYRFGFTAGSMMMGLSLLVGLWTQGAAIQRDWIGKLEFPDAFVTGLNLSERSQELVNALPEVKSTCAITLRKVETDTFGVHALQSYRSTFMAFEPETFFDMVHPQWVQGDPNTAIRRLNEGGAVVVAREFMVARGLGVGDTFQCSVAGKPHDFEIVGVVTSPGLEVVSQFFNIGEDFTEQSLHAVFGSRKDLKAIFGSDAIHLLQIQFNDAVDDEKALARIREILAGAGVLDAGSGRAIKNQILEFVRGGLLASSAVAVAAMLIAGLGVANLIIAGIESRRYEFGVLRAVGAGRWLVSRLVLAEAILVAVTAGMLGTLMGMQGVYAIQRIDELLFGLLLHVRPPPVPIAVGWGLTLLFTVGAAVPAVLRLARRQTRELLSAAA; translated from the coding sequence ATGCGGTCGGAGTGGCGGCTCGCTACCAGCAGTCTGTCGGCGCTGCGTAGCCGTTCCATTCTTCTCGCCCTCACGGTGGCGCTCTCGGCGGCCCTGATCGCCGCGGTCTCCTGCGCCATGCACTCCATCCAGTCCGCCGCCCGCACCCAGGCCGGAAACCTCGTGGGGAGCGCCGACGCCTGGATCAAGCCCCTCGGCACCGGCGCGCAACTCGATGACTCCCTCTCCACGCTCGCCTCGACCTGGCCCGAGGTCGATTCCGCGCGCGGACGGAGCGAGGCCGCCCTCAGCCTCTCCGCACAACTCACGTTCCTCGAACCCACGGACGATGCGGCCACCACCTTCCGCCGTTCAACCGGCAAGGTCTCCGCCACGGCCGTCGGCATCGCGATCGCCGACATCTCCGAGTCCGATCTCACTCTCCTCGCGGGCACACTCCCCAAGGCCAAGGGCGAGATCGTCATCGACGAACAACTCGCGCGAGGCCTCACCCACCGCTGGATGAAGGCGGGCCGTGCCTCCAACCTCCACGGCGCTCACGCCGCGAACAAGTCGCTCCTCCTCGATTCGCCACCGCAGATTCCAGAGACCTCACTCGACCCCGCCGCGGCCGAGGCGCTCAATGCCCGCGTTGGCGTTCGCCTCGGCGACACCATCCAGATCGCCCAGCAGGCCCTCCCCGACATCAACATCTCCGCCGTCCTCGCCGATCCGGCCCGCGCACGCGCGCTGGCGAAGGAGGCCGGCATCGAGTTCTCCCCAACCAACATTCTCTCCATCTTCGCGAAGCCCCTCGACGTCAAGGTCGTTGGCATCGGCAAGTCGCCTCCCTTCGGCGGGCGCTGGCGCTGCTACACCACCCTCGAATCACTCGCTTGGATCACACGCCAGAAATCCCCCGGCTTCGCCCAGATCGACCTCCGCCTTCGCGAGGGCGTCAACGCCGAGACCTTCGTGGAGGCTCACGCGAGCGAACTCCCCACCGGCGTCATCATGCAGCCCAGCGCCAGGGTCACCTCGGGCCTCGACCAGAACATCCAGGCCAGCCGCCTCGGCTTCATCCTCGGCACCGTCATGGCCTTCCTTTGTGCCGCCTTCATCATCACCACAGGCATGAGCACGGGCATCCTCGAACGCATCCGCGAACTCGCCATGCTCCGCTGCGTCGGCGCCACACGAGCCCAACTCGCCAGGAGCCAACTCTTGAGCGGCGCGATCCTCGGTATCGTCGGCGCCATTGTGGGCATCCCCCTAGGCCTCGCCATCGCCTGGGTGCTCATCGAACTCATCAAGACACGCATCGAGGTCCACTTCGAGATCCTGCCCCTGGGTCTCGTCGCCGCGGGACTCGGCGCGGTGCTCAGCGGCGTTCTCGGCGCGGCCTACCCGGCATGGCGCGCCGCTCGCGTCTCGCCCCTCGAGGCGCTCAGCATTCGCGCCGCCGCCCCATCACGCCGCGGCTGGATCGCCCTGCTCCTCTTCGGCGTCGCCTGCCTCATCGTCCACATCGCCATCGTCACCCTCACCACCAACGGCCAGGTCCGTTTCTGGACCTATGTGACCCTCGGCATTCCCGTCCATTTCTTCGGCTACTTCGCCCTCTCCGTCCCCATCGGTATGGGTGTCGTCTGTCTTCTCGCTAGCCCCATCTCGCGCCTCCTACGACTTCCGCGCACCGTCGTCGCCCGCGAACTTCTCGCGCGTCGCTATCGCTTCGGCTTCACCGCTGGCTCCATGATGATGGGCCTCAGCCTCCTCGTCGGCCTGTGGACCCAGGGCGCGGCGATCCAGCGCGACTGGATCGGAAAACTCGAGTTCCCCGACGCCTTCGTCACAGGACTCAACCTCTCCGAACGAAGCCAGGAACTCGTCAACGCGCTCCCCGAGGTCAAGAGCACCTGCGCCATCACCCTCCGCAAGGTCGAGACCGACACCTTCGGCGTCCACGCCCTCCAGTCCTATCGCTCCACCTTCATGGCGTTCGAGCCCGAGACCTTCTTCGACATGGTCCACCCGCAATGGGTCCAGGGCGACCCGAACACCGCGATCCGCCGACTCAATGAGGGCGGTGCCGTCGTCGTCGCCCGCGAGTTCATGGTCGCGCGCGGGCTTGGCGTCGGCGACACCTTCCAGTGCAGCGTCGCCGGCAAGCCCCACGACTTCGAGATCGTCGGCGTCGTCACTAGCCCGGGCCTCGAGGTCGTCAGCCAGTTCTTCAACATCGGCGAGGACTTCACCGAGCAGTCCCTCCACGCCGTCTTCGGCTCGCGAAAAGATCTCAAAGCCATCTTCGGCTCCGACGCGATCCACCTCCTCCAGATCCAGTTCAACGACGCCGTCGATGATGAAAAGGCTCTCGCACGCATCCGCGAGATCCTCGCCGGAGCGGGCGTCCTCGACGCCGGCAGCGGTCGCGCCATCAAGAACCAGATCCTCGAGTTCGTCCGCGGCGGCCTGCTCGCCTCAAGTGCCGTCGCCGTCGCCGCCATGCTCATCGCCGGCCTAGGCGTCGCCAACCTCATCATCGCGGGGATCGAGTCGCGCCGCTACGAGTTCGGCGTGCTCCGCGCCGTCGGCGCGGGCCGCTGGCTCGTCTCGCGACTCGTCCTCGCCGAGGCGATCCTCGTCGCCGTCACCGCCGGCATGCTCGGCACGCTCATGGGCATGCAGGGCGTCTACGCCATCCAGCGCATCGACGAACTGCTCTTCGGCCTGCTCCTCCACGTCCGTCCGCCGCCGGTCCCGATCGCGGTCGGCTGGGGGCTGACGCTCCTCTTCACGGTCGGCGCCGCCGTTCCCGCGGTCCTTCGGCTTGCGCGACGCCAGACGCGCGAACTACTGAGCGCCGCTGCCTGA
- a CDS encoding (d)CMP kinase has protein sequence MFSLTGPLIVTIDGPAGTGKSAVARRLADRLDLQFLDTGAMYRAATLIAILEGIPIDDTNLLLERVEASNMHIDWTRETPSVVIFDRAVDDRIRDADVTRLVSPVSAIPRLREYMVTKQRQISTRHPRLVSEGRDQGSVVFPDAQARFYVDADPAERARRRVLQLKATKGIDADFRATLDEINRRDASDKARSDGPLRVPEGAIVVDTTRLTEAEVVDAIASKVMELAAAP, from the coding sequence ATGTTCTCACTCACCGGGCCACTCATCGTGACGATCGACGGGCCTGCAGGCACGGGGAAGTCGGCCGTGGCGCGTCGCCTGGCCGATCGGCTGGACCTGCAGTTCCTGGATACCGGCGCGATGTATCGGGCGGCGACGCTCATCGCGATCCTCGAGGGCATCCCGATCGACGACACGAATCTCCTGCTCGAGCGGGTCGAGGCGTCGAACATGCACATCGACTGGACGCGCGAGACGCCCTCGGTCGTGATCTTCGATCGCGCGGTGGACGACCGGATTCGCGACGCCGACGTGACGCGGCTGGTCTCGCCGGTCTCGGCAATCCCGCGATTGCGCGAGTACATGGTGACCAAGCAGCGCCAGATCTCGACTCGGCACCCGCGGCTGGTGAGCGAGGGGCGCGACCAGGGGTCGGTGGTCTTCCCGGACGCCCAGGCTCGGTTCTATGTCGATGCCGACCCGGCAGAGCGGGCGAGGCGGCGGGTCCTGCAACTCAAGGCGACCAAGGGCATCGACGCCGATTTCAGGGCGACGCTCGACGAGATCAATCGACGCGACGCGAGCGACAAGGCGCGGTCCGACGGGCCGCTGCGGGTGCCCGAGGGGGCGATCGTGGTGGACACGACGCGCCTGACCGAGGCGGAGGTCGTGGATGCGATCGCGTCGAAGGTGATGGAACTCGCCGCGGCTCCGTAG